The genomic region GGGGCCCCACGAGTTCTTAACGATCCAATATTTAGTTCCGTCTAGCGTTGTACCGTATCCCACAACTGCTACTCCGTGATCTAAGTTTGTTCCGCACTTTCCGTTAAAAACCCCCTGTTAACATTAAAAAAGTAACTTCTTTTAGCATTTTATCAAATTATATTGTTTTGGGTATTGAGAATATATGTTTGTACCTCTTTATAGAACTGAAAATCGGAACCTTCAGCATCAATGGCAACAGAACAGGGCTGATTAGCTACTGCTTTCATCAGCGCGTCCTCATCATTTGGAGGTACATCTTCATGTCCATCAATTGATACCACCGGTGCATTCTCCTAACAATAAAAAAAAAGAAGTCAAAATATCGacccatacccattttgacactttacaTGATCTACCCATATTGCCACCTAATATTATCTGTAAGAAAGATCGTACCTTTATAGAGTCGCATCGTCCGTCTGCAGCTGTGTAAGGATACTCGTCCTCTTTAGTTAAACCGCCTTTCTTTCTAATATAATCAAATGCCAAATCCATTAGCCCTCCATTACACCCTTGGTTTTCTGAAGTGTCACAATCGATAAGTTCTTGTTCTGATAACGGTACTAGCTCGTTAGTTTTAATTTGGTTTATTCCTTCAACGGCCACCACGGTTGAAAACGCCCAACAACTTCCTGTAATAGAAACATATAAGACAATCAGTTCATACGCGTAAGATATTGTACACGATGCATACAGGGTTGTACTCTAGATTATAGATTTACCGCATTGTCCTTGATCCTTGACAGGGGTGACAGCCCCTTTCTTTCTCCAATCAACCGAATTAGGAACAGGGTCAACGTTAGCATACATAAACGTTTTGTTTCCAATTCGATCTCCTTGAAGCATCCTATGATGATGAATCTTGGAACCCGCGTAGATACTTCTGAACTCGTGGTTAGTCATGTCAGCAAACTTGTTAAGTTGTACTTATAAGGCTTGTTCATCTTGTTTGTTTCGTGAACATGTTTCACATTGGCTTTAAAAACGTTGAACCGCCTTTGCTTCTCTTGGTGGTGTGTAGCCACTTTGTGGTGACTTCTCCATCGCTCGTACATTTCCCAGAAACTATCCTCGCTTTCAAGCTCCTTTTCATGGAAATCGAAGCTCCATGTGACGCCTAAAACCAAAGCTAAAGAAAGAGAAGCCAAAAGAAATTTAGTAATCGACATTTTGTTGAATTCttcttgttgtttcttgatgggatTTGGATAAAGATTATGAAAGTTGAGAACTTGGAAGGTGGTATATATAGAGGAATTCAGGTAGAGTGCAAGATTGAACTTGAAATGGATACAAGTTGATAAAGACTAAAGAGCGGATGAAAAAGGTTCCTTATGGGCATGAACAACCATTGAGGTTCAATAATATGTGAGGTGAGAAGAATGTGTGTGAtgttaaaattgaagaataaaatgtGTAAAAAAGTTGCAAACTTTAAGTGATAAAAAAACTGATTTCATGTAGtgaattaatgatggttgagtaaagGAATTGAAGGGGTGTTGATATGAATGTTTATGGTATAATGCATGCATGACATACTTATCATATTGGTACAAATTGAGGAAAATGGACAAATCATATTGGTTTCTTTGTTGTGCACTTTTCGTTTTTCTTGTTCAAAATGCTATTTTTAGCCCTTCTTTGGTTGCTTTAATGTTAACTCAAGTTGTTGGGTACTTTTCTagagtataaccagaatgaatgtATTAGAAAATGGtgcttttctttctttcttttttatctttattttctgtttttaagaaAACATAATTTACATTATAATAGATTCAAAGATCAAGACGAGTTATAAACTTATTTAGACTTTAATGAGTGTGATTGACAAGATTCACCGATCTATTTGATACAAACTATGACCATGACCTAGCAAAAATTGCACTAATGCTAACACCAACAAACATTTGACATAGACATCAACGACCAATCTCGCTTCTTTGAACACCAGGATTATCCTCCTTAAAACGTAGAACGTCTCCTTTCAATTGATGGCGAAGATCTGTGACAATCTGATGAACCGAATCGAAGAAACGAGAGAAGTAGTCCTAGGTACCAAAGAAAAAAACCATATGAAAAATGCAAACCACCCGCACCATTCAACCGCATCAAATACCACTAAAAACTTAAATCAAGCAAAAGAAGTAGAAAACCATCGGCGATAGCCACCGAACCAAATCGGCGATAGCCACCGAACCAAGAATCAAGAAATGTAATGGTGTCGATACAAAATATTCAAATCACACCGAGACAAGGAAATAGAAGCTTAACCACGCAATGTGAATCACTTTCGGCTTGTGAATTTGATTAGATAAAGTTTTATTTTGCAATGTTAAAAGCAACGCCTCTATATGATAGATTTGGGATAAATTACACTCCTTCCGTAACAAAAAACTTGTCTACCTTAGAAATTTTGTTTGTCTCAGAAATATCGTCTCTAACTCTAAATAACATTAAAAAAACCGCTAAAGTTCCAATAATGCCATTTTTATTATTGAAAATTGTGATTTAATATGACGATTAATTTATTACTAATTACTATTTATAACAAGTTCATTTATTAAAAAAACTAATAAAATAGGGGTAAATTAGACAACTTGCAAGTTTATCTTAAATCTAACAAAAAAAAGTTTAAATGATACAGTTTTTATAAGACCTAGAGAGTATATTACATAACGTATCAAACAATAGATAGATTTGTATAGTAAACCCTCATATATTAGTAaatgttaatatgatatataaatataaatttgctATGAATATTCTAAAATTTACTAAATACAATGTTTGCTATAATATGGATGTGCGATATTTTCACCATTATATAATATGATCTCATCTTAATTGTGCGTTATGTATACTTTTGTAGGTAGAAGACTAAATATATAATTGTAGTGAATATATCTATCAATACCATTTATTAAAGAAACTTAATAGTAACTTTTATTGAATTTTCAAGTATATTTAAAATTCACAATACAATTAGTTGTTACgagaatttaatatttttaattatagTATAAATTGTGTATTTTAAATCAATTAAATGAATTTACGTAAGACGGTAAAACATATTGAGTAAGCAatgaatggttcataatctgaacGATTTAAAAATTTTGAATGAAGTTGATTCTGTATAACAATAACTTGTTTGAGATAATTATTTCCAAGTAACAATATATGAATGAGGTAAAATTATGCTAttaacctttcatagatcaaaatttaatatatttatatgataCTCCGTAAGTGTTAATTGATATAGTTAAGGAAGatattacccaaaaaaaaaaaaaaataataaaaaaaaatttagctgCTTAATGGTTAGATATTATTTCAACTATGATTGATTTAGGACTGAATGATGAACCATTCAGCGTCATATGAAATTTAGAGGTCAGAAATAAACGCGTTGAATGCTGAAGTAATCATTTCAGTTAAGTTAATAGGTAAACAAACCCTAAATCTAATCAGATTTGGTACAACATGTTAAATgaagttattattataaaaattttaacaaacaaattctCTTTTAAATTTTAAATCAAATCAATGCAAGTTTATAGAATTACAACAAAAGTAGAAAGAAATGCTAAAATAATTAATGGTCGGTGAAAGGGCATAAATCTATAGTGGTGACTTATTAGGTTATTTCTTTATGGAGTTGTAGATCTTGTTGACAAGTAAAAGCAACCttcttaattatcattatcattcttaatCAATCACCTAACACTATTCATGTTTTGCTTCATCAATCCTTAATCTGCTCATCTAACTTTCCATTGATTCGAGTATGCAATATCTATTCGATAAGGTTACTTTTGAATGCATGTAATTAGATAAACATAGCACAATGCTCAAGTCTTTGAAAATATATTATTATGATCTAATATTTTAGCTTATGGAACTATATGAACTCATAAATGTACAAGGTTTTTGCTCATATTACCCGGGAAAAGCAAGTATTCTTATTTAACCATCTCCAATGGGGTGTGTTAGCCCCTTGTGTGTCTGCAACACCCCTTCAACACGCCTCTAGTGCGGCGTATTGATGGGTTTCAAGGTTGACGTACTTGAACAAAGATGGCGTGCAAGTTTATGGGCCAATTTTGATTGgtcgaattttttattttttatttttatccaCCATTTTACCCAACTTCCAATCATATTTTAACAAATCACCTAACACGCCACTTAACACATCACCTCATTATTTCTCAGTTTACTAGCACGCCAATCAAGCACTCCACCCCTACCCAGCAACACGCCAACAAGCCTATCAGGGTTAAATATGGTCTTAGATGTGTGTGGCATAATCATATTATCTCGTGACCCTTTCCATGACTACCCATTAATGTATGTTGTTGATAGTGAAGTTTGAACATAGCATCTTGTTTAAAAATATCATGACCTTAACCACTAAATTTTTTTGTTATGGTTTTCACGGAACTGTATAGATTGACTAAATTAGTAAGACTTGCTTCATTTGAAGTGTTATTATATTGGAGTATCATTTCCGTGATGATACATAAATTTGTTCTTTGAAGTTTATCATGAACTGATAAAGTTTAATAATATAAGCTTTTACATTTCATCAAGCTAGAACTAAAATAAGAAcataactgtagcgaccccgacaaatcgtcaagtgacggcgtcgtctacgtgggtccctttacctggtcataagtctttatgacaacgtttgaccaaaatatgtcgccttcatttcaaaataaagattgtttccaaagtttacaagaattgttcaaccaaaagttaaattACAAGAttgtaagtacaaatgaaatctaggcgacacggtttaaagtaaagtcaaaagacgctccatgaaatgcatgtatagtcgacatccaatgcaagtatcaaataatgagcggaagcatgtatcacatatcgtgcaagacctgagaaaaacatgtagaaaactgtcaacgaaaaacgttggtgagatcataaatgtatttgtaaaaatatatcttgaatcacaaggtttagtatcaaggcgtatacatctctaaagatgtgtttgtaaaccacaagatttagtataaagtgaatatcaagcgtatacatcccaaaagatgttgtctgtatcacgagcacccaattaccaaaacttaactgaatcttccctctgaattttgaatatagtgttagaacatacactatgcacgttgaaattatatttcatccactaacggtagcgaaccgtctgaatgagggttcgttaaacccgtatggccacacaacataatcactcgcttacacttacaccctgcaagtggaactaatgataattggattgaggacttttgttctaactcgtctgtatctttgtattcgtatttgtgttcaaagtataaaagtatgaaaagtgtatatacatgtgaaatgtatgtaaatatgtaacgtatatgtttctcagcccacgattttaaagaataaaaattgttgaaaaggtgggactatgatctcacctcgagtgcacgaatataaatgtacttcacaaagtaaacgtgtgcaaagaacaatgctagtcttgacctaaacaataggttgtatcaataacggtaaacacgataggtcaaagatgttcaattagtcctatggctcgttacgactcgattatttagcatgtgaaatcaaattgccaagtttcatgcaagatacaagtatataaataagttaggaaggttgcataatcatttggttaagtttgacaaaaagtcaaactttggtcggtcaaagtcaacgaaagtcaacacgttcgggtcgggttccgaactatttttctaatcttagaaatcatatatgagcatgttggccaagttacatgttaatcggaggtgcgtagcatgccaaacattattcaaaatttgaccaagttggacagaattctggccaggccatttggcgcgccgcgcggggtaggggcgcgccgcgccaccctctgtgcagggatttctggtcagttttcaaagtatgcacgaaccaaaacacaaacaatcacattttatgatccgcaaacaattagaacatgtattttatatcatcggaaagctatttcgacaaggaatacaactaaccacatatcatcaatcaaaaacatcatttacaataaacgaaaactcgtcaattgatcgagaaaggtttgttttcaagtttcaagttcgtaaaacgtattttatgattcgggcaaccaattcacatgtatgatatgccgtttcgaaggtaatcaaacacacattgcaactaaacacttatcaacaacaattcatagcatttgatgcaccaaaagttcatataaagcttatcaaaccctaatccaaaatcaccaaaatcactaatcaagtttatgaagttttacaaatcaacctacacatcaaattgaagctagtggcactaggaacacatctaatacttgcactttaacatattaacaacatttaagcatccaaatcataaatcaaacacaccaaactttcaagttcatgctagtcatcaaaaataacgaaatcgaacatataaatcatatattcatgttagacttgagccatagacactaactaacaccatttcaagtcaaaaacacgaatttagagaaatctagagttttagaaatgttacccaaacgagatgaagttggtatcaaattgtagaggatgaagagaggattccaaatatgtaatttgttttgttgtttgcttctccaatcggatttagatgatgattttatgatttgggAGTTATAGTTCAAAAGATGGAAGTAGGGAGAAAAATGGGGAGGTGGAAGATGAGTGAATGagtggatgtggtaagtgggttgactagttgacctagtcaactagtttgcccatttggcaatctcggtccctcgagtttcaaagcgggtgcggaaattaacccaacgaatattttaaaaacgttcgagtaattgatgacgttataattagataacgagaatattatgaacgttagttaacgacagatacaaatttgaataacgaaagatattataaaaaaaaaaaagacggatgttaaaataaatttaacggaaaatcacgggatgttacattatccacacctcaaaagaaatttcgtcccgaaatttagttggaagtagtagtcgatgtctcttactcgcgaCCTAGCGTTGTTCAATCTACGGAGCAGTGAAGATACATCCTTAGGCATTTCCACGAATCtgaatagtcggggtgttacgtagtagtaaggtttggttttacgatccacaagttcagccggttttcccctacgaggaggagtttgtcatcagtagttggtgcatctagaaggattgcacgttcctgttccgcaggacacgtttctaagtttgttacacgaaatgtagggtaaacggaaacttaatttagtcggaagttataaacgataggaagcggttccaatacgccccaaggttttaaaaggttcgatattgcggatatagcctttctcgattttccaaaatggattacacctttccaaggtgcggtttctcaatattacgcggttacacactgggatttgtgaggttttcatctaagtttggtatgactcttttgggcgactacgggtcgtctcgagcccttctcggacttggattatttcaattgttgtttcttggatgagttaagatttggtgttttgtttgccacatgctttggtccaacgaataggggtatgacattagcggtcatatagggtttcggaaggtgcgtgtgaacacacgagtggtaactactgttgtaagagggatctactaaaaactagaggcgaaacgagtatttcgatacgggataattgacaaggatacaccgtgttggaatagaatctattaagatacgtttgaacaagtcagttagggttcgaaaaaatgttcgttaggactattcaccctcgtggcgaatactaatgtaatatgatgaatttctctatccatggagaaatgttacaaggagtttctttaaacggaaatgcgagcgataaagctaggagtgaaatgaggacttagaataggatgagcttgcatctcgaggttgccataacgtgcctctagttgtcaaaagttgaagtctgaacgagaaacgaggtagtacacgcaGTTGTATAGTTCgtggttgaataatagttgaccgattatcagaaacacaagggtgttaagtcaaagaagagtgaagtgtctttggattgtgtgctatcttaaattccagtagtatcagacggtaacggtgaaatatcagaggtatgtagagtggtacgtgatgacgagaaaattgatcggatccacaatttagtattcgacttcttcgtgcaaaataacgaatttaactagaaatgttggggtgaagaatcacgctcaaggctcgaacacggagaggtttatagtttttccttattgagttaacgagtttaaaagtcgtgtaacacgagaaaagtcagaaatgaatcttcggtaataacagacgagatctaagattttacgaatacaagtctgagttgagagagtttcatgatcacgtgtggcttgatttcgagattgattgtaatgccttgaccattaacatcatggtctagaaaatttgacttcgtttaacagaaattctcactcggagaatttggtatagagttgctcttttctcaaagttcgagcgtaagatgatgatgttgttcgtttgccttctttacttgaataagttaagatgtcatctataaatgtgataacagatttgtctagataagttgcatacgtggtttaggaggttcatgaatacggacgagccttggataaatcgaatggtactaagagggatttacaactaacgttgcgagttcggaaaagactcaggagacatcgtctcccttaacccccaattgatgataaccggaacggaggtcgttttggaatacacacgggattcatgcaagaaatcatgaggtcatggatgcgagggaaagggtatcggtttccaaccgaaaattactcagttcacaataatctatacgagatgatggggaaacatttttttttttttttttttttttttttttttttttttttcgaataggttccgagctccctagttctataggtgtcaagtcaaaagtcttaacgtatatcctccaataaaatttataggcacacaatattttccgttggtcacttaaattgcctaagtagtgtctaggggaaaaagtggaatgtaaagggtacgagtcaaagtcttgtttataaaacgtctaacggtaaccgaatcgaataaacatgaaacgtgaaaatctcgagaagaaacatacccgtgactagtccatcgtcgtctcgggcatcctaggcgttgatgttgaaagtttaacggcgtgcgttggggttgattttcttatttgggcacgcattcctaaaatgacccggttggccacattcaaaacaaacacccgtcttgggtgcattgggctccttttgagcgacgggagtggtattcctacaatcgtgggctacatggccacttctttgacacttcaagcaaaatggtttgccacattcgcctaaatgatgtttgtagcactcgttacaatacggtaggtgtccggtataacctttcttgccgtcggaggtgtaaggcttcttagcaaagttgttgttgcttgattgagagggttcccacttccttttgttgccgcccgatttatcctcggccttaggtgccggaactacgatttcgtcaaccgtttcaattagttggcgagccatgttcatagcggcttgatgagtagtgggtttggatgacatcaccccttgtttgatgctttttggaagaccgagcatgtagagctcaatcctttgagattcggggttaacaagattaggacacatcaaggatagttcggcgaagcgttgattataagccttaagatcgtttccgaccgctttcaaagctcttagttcttcctcgagctttcgggtttcttcgcgcggaaaatattcaacaatcatcttttcctttagatcggcccaagagagggcatgagcttcatcggtactcaccgattgaacataggtgttccaccatgttagagcaattccggagaaagtgtgagtggagtatttgaccttgtcttggtcccgacaaccgcttatgctaaagacggcttccgtttgctcaaaccatcgggtgagcacgaccggtcccccggttccatcaaaagtgtgaggtttgcaccccatgaaagctttataggagcatccctcgtttgagtttccggctccattgttgttgtcgttgttgttgttgttgtggttgttattattattgttgttggatgagtgaccggccatggccgcatctacggcggtagctatcatccgttcgagggcttgttcgggagtttcattgcggcgtacacgacgaggagccattgttccttcaagacacaagaatatcgttggttagtattttcaacaatactaaccggagtatggattaaggatagagagaaaattttccttgactcgccctaaattcttcatgtcataatgtcggaacgtccatgtgaatcaccgtaatataatcccggaaattatattaccctgattctcatgtgcatctaacattacttcataaagtcaaggtggcgcatcaacaaaatttatcaacgtaagatcaagatcgaatacgagttagatatgatagaagagttcgagtataaatgcacaaatagtcaagtaattcctacttcagtctatatgccggttgtagtctagattcacctatgtaccctatgactcggggtggacacaaatgaactctaaatccctacaaccaaggctctgataccaactgtagcgaccccgacaaatcgtcaagtgacggcgtcgtctacgtgggtccctttacctggtcataagtctttatgacaacgtttgaccaaaatatgtcgccttcatttcaaaataaagattgtttccaaagtttacaagaattgttcaaccaaaagttaaattACAAGAttgtaagtacaaatgaaatctaggcgacacggtttaaagtaaagtcaaaagacgctccatgaaatgcatgtatagtcgacatccaatgcaagtatcaaataatgagcggaagcatgtatcacatatcgtgcaagacctgagaaaaacatgtagaaaactgtcaacgaaaaacgttggtgagatcataaatgtatttgtaaaaatatatcttgaatcacaaggtttagtatcaaggcgtatacatctctaaagatgtgtttgtaaaccacaagatttagtataaagtgaatatcaagcgtatacatcccaaaagatgttgtctgtatcacgagcacccaattaccaaaacttaactgaatcttccctctgaattttgaatatagtgttagaacatacactatgcacgttgaaattatatttcatccactaacggtagcgaaccgtctgaatgagggttcgttaaacccgtatggccacacaacataatcactcgcttacacttacaccctgcaagtggaactaatgataattggattgaggacttttgttctaactcgtctgtatctttgtattcgtatttgtgttcaaagtataaaagtatgaaaagtgtatatacatgtgaaatgtatgtaaatatgtaacgtatatgtttctcagcccacgattttaaagaataaaaattgttgaaaaggtgggactatgatctcacctcgagtgcacgaatataaatgtacttcacaaagtaaacgtgtgcaaagaacaatgctagtcttgacctaaacaataggttgtatcaataacggtaaacacgataggtcaaagatgttcaattagtcctatggctcgttacgactcgattatttagcatgtgaaatcaaattgccaagtttcatgcaagatacaagtatataaataagttaggaaggttgcataatcatttggttaagtttgacaaaaagtcaaactttggtcggtcaaagtcaacgaaagtcaacacgttcgggtcgggttccgaactatttttctaatcttagaaatcatatatgagcatgttggccaagttacatgttaatcggaggtgcgtagcatgccaaacattattcaaaatttgaccaagttggacagaattctggccaggccatttggcgcgccgcgcggggtaggggcgcgccgcgccaccctctgtgcagggatttctggtcagttttcaaagtatgcacgaaccaaaacacaaacaatcacattttatgatccgcaaacaattagaacatgtattttatatcatcggaaagctatttcgacaaggaatacaactaaccacatatcatcaatcaaaaacatcatttacaataaacgaaaactcgtcaattgatcgagaaaggtttgttttcaagtttcaagttcgtaaaacgtattttatgattcgggcaaccaattcacATGTATGATAtgacgtttcgaaggtaatcaaacacacattgcaactaaacacttatcaacaacaattcatagcatttgatgcaccaaaagttcatataaagcttatcaaaccctaatccaaaatcaccaaaatcactaatcaagtttatgaagttttacaaatcaacctacacatcaaattgaagctagtggcactaggaacacatctaatacttgcactttaacatattaacaacatttaagcatccaaatc from Rutidosis leptorrhynchoides isolate AG116_Rl617_1_P2 chromosome 9, CSIRO_AGI_Rlap_v1, whole genome shotgun sequence harbors:
- the LOC139866814 gene encoding LOW QUALITY PROTEIN: vignain-like (The sequence of the model RefSeq protein was modified relative to this genomic sequence to represent the inferred CDS: inserted 1 base in 1 codon), with translation MSITKFLLASLSLALVLGVTWSFDFHEKELESEDSFWEMYERWRSHHKVATHHQEKQRRFNVFKANVKHVHETNKMNKPYKXQLNKFADMTNHEFRSIYAGSKIHHHRMLQGDRIGNKTFMYANVDPVPNSVDWRKKGAVTPVKDQGQCGSCWAFSTVVAVEGINQIKTNELVPLSEQELIDCDTSENQGCNGGLMDLAFDYIRKKGGLTKEDEYPYTAADGRCDSIKENAPVVSIDGHEDVPPNDEDALMKAVANQPCSVAIDAEGSDFQFYKEGVFNGKCGTNLDHGVAVVGYGTTLDGTKYWIVKNSWGPEWGEKGYIRMERGISDKRGLCGIAMEASYPIKKDANNPKSATTSSLKDEL